One stretch of Bos indicus x Bos taurus breed Angus x Brahman F1 hybrid chromosome 22, Bos_hybrid_MaternalHap_v2.0, whole genome shotgun sequence DNA includes these proteins:
- the RUVBL1 gene encoding ruvB-like 1, with protein sequence MKIEEVKSTTKTQRIASHSHVKGLGLDESGLAKQAASGLVGQENAREACGVIVELIKSKKMAGRAVLLAGPPGTGKTALALAIAQELGSKVPFCPMVGSEVYSTEIKKTEVLMENFRRAIGLRIKETKEVYEGEVTELTPCETENPMGGYGKTISHVIIGLKTAKGTKQLKLDPSIFESLQKERVEAGDVIYIEANSGAVKRQGRCDTYATEFDLEAEEYVPLPKGDVHKKKEIIQDVTLHDLDVANARPQGGQDILSMMGQLMKPKKTEITDKLRGEINKVVNKYIDQGVAELVPGVLFVDEVHMLDIECFTYLHRALESSIAPIVIFASNRGNCVIRGTEDVTSPHGIPLDLLDRVMIIRTMLYTPQEMKQIIKIRAQTEGINISEEALNHLGEIGTKTTLRYAVQLLTPANLLAKINGKDGIEKEHVEEISELFYDAKSSAKILADQQDKYMK encoded by the exons ATGAAGATCGAGGAGGTGAAGAGCACCACTAAGACTCAGCGTATCGCCTCCCACAGCCACGTGAAGGGGCTGGGGCTGGACGAGAGCGGCCTGGCCAAGCAAGCGGCCTCGGGACTCGTGGGCCAGGAGAACGCGCGTGAG GCATGTGGTGTGATAGTAGAATTAatcaaaagcaagaaaatggCTGGAAGAGCTGTCCTGTTGGCAGGACCTCCTGGAACTGGCAAG ACGGCTCTAGCTCTGGCTATTGCTCAGGAGCTGGGGAGTAAGGTCCCCTTCTGCCCGATGGTGGGGAGTGAAGTATACTCCACGGAGATCAAGAAGACGGAAGTGCTGATGGAGAACTTCCGCAGGGCCATTG GGCTTCGGATAAAGGAGACCAAGGAGGTGTACGAAGGAGAGGTCACGGAGCTCACCCCGTGTGAgacggagaatcccatggggggCTACGGCAAGaccatcagccacgtgatcattgggCTCAAGACGGCCAAGGGGACCAAGCAGCTGAAG ctggACCCCAGcatttttgaaagtttgcaaAAAGAGCGAGTAGAAGCTGGAGATGTGATTTACATAGAAGCCAACAGTGGGGCCGTGAAG aggcagggcaggtgtgaCACCTATGCCACAGAATTTGACCTTGAAGCCGAAGAGTACGTCCCCCTGCCCAAGGGGGACGTGCACAAGAAGAAGGAGATCATCCAGGACGTCACCTTGCACGACTTGGACGTGGCCAACGCACGGCCCCAG GGGGGACAAGACATCCTGTCTATGATGGGCCAGCTCATGAAGCCCAAGAAGACGGAGATCACAG ATAAACTCCGGGGGGAGATCAACAAGGTGGTGAACAAGTACATCGACCAGGGCGTGGCCGAGCTGGTCCCGGGCGTGCTGTTCGTGGACGAGGTCCACATGCTGGACATCGAGTGCTTCACCTACCTGCACCGCGCGCTCGAGTCCTCCATCGCGCCCATCGTCATCTTCGCGTCCAACCGAGGCAACTGCGTCATCAG GGGCACGGAGGACGTCACCTCTCCTCACGGCATCCCTCTCGACCTTCTGGACCGAGTGATGATCATCCGGACCATGCTGTACACCCCGCAGGAGATGAAACAG ATCATTAAGATCCGAGCCCAGACAGAGGGGATCAACATCAGTGAGGAAGCGCTGAACCACCTGGGGGAGATTGGAACCAAGACCACCTTGAG GTACGCCGTGCAGCTGCTGACCCCGGCCAACCTGCTGGCCAAGATCAACGGGAAGGACGGCATCGAGAAGGAGCACGTGGAGGAGATCAGCGAGCTCTTCTACGACGCCAAGTCCTCGGCCAAGATTCTGGCCGACCAGCAGGACAAGTACATGAAGTGA